Within Persephonella sp., the genomic segment CTATAGACACAGGAACAACGAAAGGAAAAATAGAAGGAATAAAAACAAAAGAGCCTGCGTTCGGTCTTGATGCGTACTGGATAGATGAATCTCTTAAAGATAAGGCAAAGATGCTTGGATACACCGTTGTTGACGTGCCAACAGTGGTTATAACCCATCTGTCTGAGATAATCAAAAAGCATGCAGACGAGGTTCTTGGAAGAAGTGAAACTAAGGAGCTTATAGATTCTCTCTCATCAAGGTATCCTGTAGTGAGGGAGATAGTTCCTGAACAGGTTCCACTGAACATTGTTCACAGAGTTTTGCAAAACCTTTTAAGAGAAGGAATACCTGTGAGGGATCTCCTAACAATAATAGAAACACTATCAGATAACATAACAAAAACAAACGATCCTGAGGTTTTAACAGAATTTGTGAGACAGGCGTTAAATAGAATGATCACCTCTATCTACCAGAAAAACAACACCCTTTATGCCTTAACTTTAGGTCCTAAAACAGAGAATTACATTATGGAAAAAGTTCAGGAAAACGGGGGAACCCTTCCTCCTTTTGAACCTACCTTTGTTCAAAAATTAGTTCATCAACTTACAGAAAAAGCACAGCAGTTTGTTCTTCATCAGGCAACCCCTGTCCTTCTTACATCACCTGCAACAAGAAGATTTGTAAAGAAAATTATAGAGCCTTATCTTCCTGACTACGTTGTGTTATCTTATGCTGAGATAGATCCGAAAGTTAAAGTAAATGTTTTGGGAGTTGTAGATCCTTATGGAGATTAAGATTTACGAAGGTTATGATCTGGAAAAGCTTATACAGAAGGCAAAAGATGAACTTGGGGAGGACATAAAGATCCTCCATTATGAGACTGTTGAAGAAAAAAAGTTTTTCTTTTTTAAAGGTAAAAAAAAATACAGACTTTTTGTTGAACCAGTTGACGAACAGGAACTTGTTGAACCTGTTTTGAAGTTTGAGGAACTTCTTGAAAAGGTAGAGGATCTGATAGACAAAAAAATAAGAAACTCGCTGCCAAAATATGCACAGGGACTTGCAACTCCTGAAAACCTTCCTCCCCACATTCAGACAGGTTCTGCTTCGTCAAACATATTTAACGAGTTTACCGGAGATGCCCTCTATCTTGTAGAACAACTACTGGAAAAAGATGTTCTTCCTGATGTGGCAAAGAAGATAGTTACAGAAGGATGTGGTCTTGACATAGATACCAACAAGTGGGATCTTAACACAGTTACAATAAAAGAGGCTGTAATCAAGGGGATAAAGAAACATATTAAATTTACAGGAAGTTTTGAAAATGGCAGTGATGGACTTCAGATATACGCTTTTGTAGGTCCTACCGGGGTAGGAAAAACCACAAACCTTTTTAAGATTGCTTCTCAGCTTGTTATAGATAAGAAGAAAAAGGTGGCTGTAATAAGCACAGACACATTTAAGGTGGGAGCTTCCCATCAGGCAAGGACTTATGCAAACATTCTGAACATACCGTTCTACTCCATATCTGAATCTAAAAAGCTAAGGAATACTGTTGAACAGCTTAGAAAGTTTGATTTTATCTTAATTGATACGGTAGGAAGAAGCCATTATGACTATTGGAGATTAGGAGAAATAAAAGAGATACTGAGCAGTCTTGAGGAAGAGATAAAACATGTTCTGACAGTTAGCTGTAATTTTAAAAATGAAGATGCTATGGAGGTTGTTTATAAGTATCAAACATTTTTCCCTATACATTCATTATTTTTCACAAAAATAGACGAGACCTTAAAACCTGGACTTCTACTTAATTTGCCTGTTGAAACAAATCTGCCTGTATCTTACCTCAGCACAGGTCAGCGGGTTCCAGAAGACCTGAAAGTTCTTAATCCTGAAGTGATAGCTTCTTATCTAATCAGTTCATAGTGGAGGATGTGATGGAAGAGCAGGCAAAAGGGCTACTAAAACTTGTAAATGAGAAAAAAATAGACAGAAATACGAAGTTCCTTGCTGTTGCAAGCGGTAAAGGGGGAGTTGGAAAAACAAATTTTGCCGTAAACTTTTCTTATATTCTTGCAAATGACTTTGGGAAAAAAGTTCTCTTGATAGATGCTGATATTGGAATGGCAAATGTTCACATACTGGTAAATGTCAACACAAAGAAAACTCTTAAAGATATACTGAGCGGTGAAAAGATAGAAGATATTATATTCTCAACAAGAGGTATTGATATACTTCCTGGATTTTCAGGTATAGATGCCATAAATGAAGTTGAGGACAGTGCAGTATTCAG encodes:
- a CDS encoding flagellar biosynthesis protein FlhF, translated to MEIKIYEGYDLEKLIQKAKDELGEDIKILHYETVEEKKFFFFKGKKKYRLFVEPVDEQELVEPVLKFEELLEKVEDLIDKKIRNSLPKYAQGLATPENLPPHIQTGSASSNIFNEFTGDALYLVEQLLEKDVLPDVAKKIVTEGCGLDIDTNKWDLNTVTIKEAVIKGIKKHIKFTGSFENGSDGLQIYAFVGPTGVGKTTNLFKIASQLVIDKKKKVAVISTDTFKVGASHQARTYANILNIPFYSISESKKLRNTVEQLRKFDFILIDTVGRSHYDYWRLGEIKEILSSLEEEIKHVLTVSCNFKNEDAMEVVYKYQTFFPIHSLFFTKIDETLKPGLLLNLPVETNLPVSYLSTGQRVPEDLKVLNPEVIASYLISS